The DNA window TCGTTGCACCAACCCAGTCGAAGCACCCTTCACGAGAGGTGTCGTTCGATGCATCGGTCGCTACGCGTACCCCTTGTCCTCACCCTCGCCGGATCGGTTGCGATCCTCGGCCTCAGCACCACCGCGGCAGCCGCGGACGAAGTGCCGGTGACCGCCGTGACCGCGAGCGGCGACGACGGCAACGTTCCGGCGAACACCCGCGACAACAACCTCAGCACGCGCTGGTCCGACGAGGGCGACGGCGTGTGGATCCGTTTCGACCTCGGATCGTCAACCACCGTGGGAAGTCTGGCCATCGGGTGGCATCAGGGCAACACCCGCACGACCAGCTTCGACATCGAGACCTCCGCCAACGGCACCGCCTGGACCAATGCTTTCAACGGCAACAGCAGCGGAACGACGACGCAGCAGGAGACGACCTCGTTCACGCCGCGACAGGCGCGGTACGTACGCGTCGTCGGCCACGGCAACACCGTGAACGCGTGGACCTCGATCACCGAGGTCGACGTCTTCGCCGAGGGCGGGACCACCCCGCCCGCATGTCAGTACCCGTCGGACATCCTCAACCTGACCAACTGGAAGATCCAGCTGCCGATCGGCGACGAGGAAAGCCCGGACGAGGTGAAGCAACCCGCGCTTGACACGTACAAGGTGAGCCCCTGGTTCGTCCCGGCCGCGGACTGCCAGTCGGTGGTGTTCCGGGCGGCGGTGAACGGCGTGACGACGAGCGGTTCGGGCTACCCACGTTCGGAACTGCGCGAGATGAACGGTTCCAGCAACGCCGCCTGGTCGTCGACGTCGGGCACGCACACGTTGGTGGTCGACCAGACCGTTCTGCATCTGCCGAACGACAAGCCGCACCTCGTGGTCGGCCAGATCCACGACGGCGAGGACGACGTGTCGGTGTTCCGGGTCGAGGGCACCAGCCTGTACGTGACGAACGGCGACACCACACACCACAAGCTCGTGACGAGCAGTCTCCAGGTGGGCACGCGATTCCAGGTCAAGTTCGTCGTGAGCGGCGGCCAGATCAAGGCGTACTACAACAACACGCTGCAGACGACGATCTCGAAGAGCTTCACCGGCGCGTACTTCAAGGCCGGCGCGTACACCCAGGCCAACTGCACGAACTCCAGTCCGTGCAGCGCCAGCAACTACGGCGAGGCCAAGCTCTTCAACGTAACCGTCACCCACAGCTAGCCCAGGGACGGCCCAGGGACATCTACGGGTGTAGACAGGTATACGGCGTAGACCCCGATCGGGTTGACTGCCGGACATGGCAGCAACCACCACCAGAGACCGCATCGTCGCAACGGTGCGGTCTCTGATCGTCCAACGTGGCCCCGACGAGGTCAGCATGCGCCGCGTCGCCACCGCCGTGGGCATCACCCCGATGGCGATCTACCGCTACTTCGACGACCGCGACGCGATGCTCGAGCAGGTGGCCGACAACGCGTTCGTCGAGCTCGACCAGCGGTTCACCGAGAAGAGCGCCGGCGCGCCAGCCGACGGACGGCTCCGCGAGCTGCTCGAGATCCACGTGGACTTCGCGCTCGACCAGCCGCGGCTCTACGACTTCATGTTCACCGCGCAGCGCCAGGCCGCTCGACGGTACCCGCACGACTTCCGCGGCGGGCAGTCCGAGCGGTTCAACCCGCTCGCGGACACCGTGGCGGACGGCATCGCGCAAGGCGTGCTCGACGACGGCGAGGTCTGGGAGATCTCGCTCCTGCTCGCCGCGTTCATGCACGGGCTGATCAGGCTCTACCTAGGTGGTCGGGTCGACGTCCCCAAGGCACAGTTCCGCGCACTCTGCATGAGCATGGGCGAGAGGATGATCGAGAGCCTCGCTCCTGCGGCCATCCGGGTGAAATGACGCTTCCAAAATGACACCATCGCGGGATGAGCACTCCGGAGCGGTACGCGCGGCACTCGGCCTTCTCCGATCCCGGACGGCATGGGCCGCTGCTGCGGGAGCTGGACGGGATCGAGGAGATCAGCAGGGCCACCACCAACCTCGTCCTGCACTACCGGGCCGAGGCGGCGATGATGAAGGAGGAGCGCCGCGACGAGATCCACTCGAGGTGGGTCGAGACCATCCTCGACCTCGACCAGGCGCGACACCCCGGACCGCTGCTCCAGCGGCGACCGCCGGGCGACCGGGTGGCGGGGTGCTGTCGGGACCACTCGCTGCTCGCTGTCGCCGCTCTCCGCGAGCAGGGGACTCCGGCGCGGACCAGGGTCGGGTTCGCCGGCTACTTCGACCCCGACTTCCACGGTGACCACGTCGTCGCCGAGTGGTGGAACGGCGAGCGGTGGCAGCGCGGCGATCCGGAGCTGGAGTCGGGGAGCCGGGCGTTCGACGTACGCGACCTCCCGACCGGCGAGGGCGCACCGTTCGAGACCGCCGCCGAGGTCTGGACGGGCTACCGCGCCGGCCGCCTGGACGCCGCCGACTACGGCGTCGCGCGAGGCTCGGATCTGTCCGGCCCGGATTTCGTCCGCCTGTACGTGATCCAGGAGGTCCTGCACCGGTTCGGCCACGAGGCGCTGCTCTGGGACGGCGTCGGCGACGGGATCCAGGACGAGGACGCGGACGAGCTGGCCCAGCTCCTGCTGAGGGCGGACGCCGGTGACAACGACGCCGACGATCAGCTCGAGCACCGGTTCCGGACCGACCAGAAGCTGACGCCGGGAACCACGGTCATCCAGTTCTCGCCCTATGGAGAGCCGCCGACCGTGGTCGACCTCACCCGCCGACCGGAAGCGGCCTCAGGCAAAGAGCACTGACCGGGCCTGCCGAGAACCGAACATCGCGGCGTTCTCGTGCGCCACGCCCGGCACGATCAACCGTTGGTGCGGCGCGGACGGAAAGTACGTACGCAGGTAGTTGGTGTAGCGCAGGCCACGGTCGAAGCGGTGCGCGCCCTGCAGCTCTGCGGCCGGCTCGGTGTCGAGCTCGGAGTCGCGTTCGACGTCGGCGGAGCCCAGCAGATAGGTGACCTTGCGGGACAGGTAGCGCGCTCGCATCTCCCGCGCGCCGACCTTCCGCAGATAGTGCGTGTCGAGATTGCGCAGCCCGTACTTGTAGTTGTCGTACTCCGCGCACGAACTGTCGGGAACGTCGAATGCGGTGGCGGTCGGGTCACCGAGATCTGGGCGCAGATTGCTCAGATACAGGTACGACGACGGATTCGCCACCACGTAACGTATTCGAACGCCCGACAGCTCTGTCGGCGCCTCACCCGCTGCCGCGTACCGCTGGGTGAACTGGCCGCCGGCCGAGTGACCGACCAGTGCGATGCTGCGCAGACGAGGGAATTTCTCCTTGTCCGCAAGGGATCTGAAGATGCCGTCCATGACGGCGAAGCTGCTGAGTCCGTACGGTCCCTCGGCCTCGCCGCCCTCCTTCCACGCCGCCGACGTCCACCGCGCCTCGTCCTCGGCCGGTTCGTCGTTGTGGGTCTGGAAGAACGGGGTGACGATCGCCACCTTCCTGGTGGCGTGAGCAGCGCGAGCGGCGTCGAACAGGCCGGTGAACGTCTGGTCCGGGCGCCGGAGATTTCCGTGGATGCCGATGATCGCGTGCACCACGTACTTGTTCCCGGTCAGCGGAACGGTGCGGTAGTACGGCACCTTCCAACCCTGCGCGACGGTCAACAGGCCGCGATGGTCGTCGGCCTCGATTTCCGTCGCGAACGGCGTGTCGACAAAGATGCTCACCCACCAATCATTCCCTATGGATGCAAAAGTAGTCAGCGAACGAGGCTGACATCGCCTAGGATCCGGTGCGTGAGCGGGCCTGGATTGAGCGGTTGGGACCGGTATCGGACCTTGGAGAACGAGGTCTTCGAGCTGTACGACAAGGGGCAGTTCGACGAGGCCGTCGAGCTGTTGCGGAACGCCGAATCCGGCCTGGCGCCCTGGCGTTCGGACCTGGCGCACATGGCGGCCTGTGTGCTCGCCGCGGCTGGGCGACCGACCGAAGCGCTGCAAGAACTACAAGCCGCGTTGACGAGTGGCGCCTGGTGGCACCCGCGAATCCTCTTGGAGGACGACGATCTCGCGCCGCTGGCGGAGCTGGACGGGTTCACCGAGCTCGTCGCGGAGGCGCAGGTCCGCTCGGAGAGCGATCCGGACGTCGAGCTCGACCCGATCGTGACGCGGCCGTCCGGTACGCCGCGCGGCGTGCTCTTGGCGCTGCACGGAGCCGGCCAGGACGCCACCGACGCGACGAAGTCCTGGGCGCCCGCGGCTGAGCTCGGCCTGGTCGTCGTCGCCGTACCGTCCAGCCAGCGCAACACCCCGACGTACCGATCGTGGCCGGACTCGGCGATCGGCACCCGCGACGTCAAGGCGGCGTTGACGACGCTGTCCGACGCCGACCGTGAGTTGCCGCTGATCCTGGCGGGCTTCTCCGCCGGCGGCCGGCAGGCCGTGCTGTGCGCGATCGAGGGTGAACCGCGTGCCGTCGGCGTGATCGCGATGGGACCGGCCGTACGCGTCGAGAATCTCCCCGCCGGCACCACGGCGTTGAACGGGACGGTCCTGCTCGGCGAGGAGGACGACGACGTCGGCCCGGACCTCGAGGCCGCGTTGGCGCGCCTCGAAGGGGTCGAGGTCGTCCGCATCCCCGGCCTCGGCCACGCCTTCCCCGAGGACTTCGACCGCTACCTCTCGCCCGCCGTGGGGCGGTTCTTCTAGCGGACCTGGCACGGGCACGTGATCATGACGCCGAACTGGTCGTATACGCCGGGTTTGTCTTCATGATCACGTTCATGATCACGGGCAGGTGGGCCGGGGTCGGGGCGAAACGGGGCGGCGACTCTGGAAAACCGTGGGCGGAGGACCGCCTGTTTGAGAGACCATCGAGGGGAACGGGCGGGGCCGGTCGTGGTCCGTGGGGGACCTGGGTGAGCTGGTCGTACGTGTCCAGCTCCATCGACAACCAGGCGAAGGACAACCGTCATGCTCGATCCACAGCAAGCCGTACAACAAGACTGGCTGGTCGTCGACGAAGGCTGGGGCCGCAAGGCCGTCGACTTCGCGACGCTGGCCGAGCCCGCCAACTGCCGCGAGTACCTCGGCATGCACCACCGCCTCGGCGTCGACCACGGCGACCGCCTCCTCGACATCGCCTGCGGTGCGGGGCTCGCGGTCGAGCTCGCCGCGGTGCGCGGCGCGTCGTGCGCCGGCATCGACGCCTCCGATCGCCTCATCGCGGTCGCCCGTGACCGTACGCCGGACGCCGATCTCCGCGTCGGCGACATGCACGCGCTGCCCTGGGACGACGCGAGCTTCGACGTCGTGACGAGCTTCCGAGGCATCTGGGGCACGACGCCCGCCGCGCTAGACGAGGTGCTCCGTGTGCTCGTCCCCGGCGGCCGCGTCGGGCTCACCGTGTGGGGCCACATCAAGGTGTCGCCCGGCGCCTGGGCGCTCGAGCCGCTCCGGCTGGCGCAGGAGGCGAAGCTCGCGAACCAGGCGGCCATGCAGCTCGGCCGACCCGGCGCGGGGGAGCAGCTGCTGGCGTCCCACGGGTTCGTCGAGATCGAACGGTTCACGGTGCCGGCCGCCTGGGAGTTCGCCGATCCCGACACGTTCGCGCGAGCCCTGGCGTCGACGGGACCCGCGTACGAGGCGATCCAGAACGTCGGCGAGGCCGCGTTCCTCGAGGCCGCGACCGCCCAGGCGCACGTCCAGGTGCGCGACGGCCTGCCGCTGCGGGCCAAGATCGAGGTCGTCGGCTATCTCGCCCGAAAGGCGGCATGAGACGTGTTCCTGCACGAGCCCACACCCACGCCGGAGGCGAAGGCGCTGTTCGACGGCGACCTGGACAGTCCCGGTTTCGTCATGAACGTGTCGCGGCTCTGGGCGTACCAGCCGGCGACGATCGAGGGCCTGTTCGCCCTTCTGGGTAAGGTGATCGAGGGCCAGGACCTGTCGTTCCGCGAGCGCGGGATCATGGTGCTGGCGTGCGCGTCGACGCTCGGCGACTCGGCCTGCTCGGTCGCCTGGGGGCACAAGATCTCCGGTGTCGCCGACGCCGACACGGTCGCCGGAGTGCTGCGGGGGGACGACGCCGGTCTGTCGGATCGCGAACGAGCGTTGGCGAACTGGACGCGGGCGGTGGTCCGCGATCCCAACAAGACCGCGGCCGAGGACGTCGAGGCGATGCGCGAGGCGGGCTGGACGGACGAGCAGATCTTCACGGTCACGGTGTTCGTCGGCATCCGGCTGGCGTTCGCGACGATCAACGACGCGCTCGGCGTCACCCCGGACGCTCCGTACCGGACGCTGCTGCCGCCGGTCGTCCTCGACGCGGTGACGTACGGACGGCCTGTCGACGACTGAGTTCTCTGACTATAGTCAGAGAATGGATGTGAGCATGATCGACTCGGTCCGGCGGTTCAACCGGACCGTGACGCAGCGGATCGGCGCGCTCAACGACACCTACCTCGCGCGCGAACGGCCGCTCGGTCAGTCGCGCGTGCTGTGGGAGATCGGGCCGTCCGGCGCCGACGTTCGGCAGCTCCGTGCCCGGCTCGAGCTCGACTCCGGCTACCTCAGCCGGCTGCTGCGCTCGCTCGAGCGGGACGGTCTCGTGTCGGTGGCGCAGAGCGGCTCGGACGGGCGGGTCCGTACGGCGTCGCTCACCGCGCAGGGGCGGCGCGAGGTCGCGGTGCTCGACGAGGCGTCGGACACGCTGGCGGCGAGCATCCTGGAGCCGCTCAACGCCGGCCAGCGGGCCAAGCTCGTCGCCGCGATGGGCGAGGTCGAACGGCTGCTCGTCGCCTCGACCGTCGAGGTGTCCATCGTCGATCCACGCCATCCGGACGCGCGGCACTGCGTGCGGCGGTACTTCGCGGAGCTGTCCGAACGGTTCTCCGCCGGCTTCGACCCGGCGCGCAGCCTGCCGGCGGACGACGGCTCGCTCTCGCCGCCGGACGGGCTGCTGCTCGTCGCCTCGTTGCACGGGAAGCCGATCGGCTGCGGTGGGTTGAAGCTCCACGGCAACGAGCCCGCGGAGCTCAAGCGGATGTGGGTCGATCCGTCGGCGCGCGGGCTCGGTCTCGGCCGTCGCCTGTTGGCCGAGCTGGAGAAGTGCGCCGCGATGAACCACGTGAAGGTCGTGCGGCTGGAGACCAACCGGGCGTTGACGGAGGCGATCGGCCTCTACCGCGCGGCGGGCTATCGCGAGGTGCCGGCGTTCAACGAGGAGCCGTACGCCCACCACTGGTTCGAGAAGCGGCTCTGATCTCCGCGGGTCCGGGCAGCTCGCCGTGCTCGCCGGTGAGCTCCTGCAACGTCGTCCAGAGCTGGTCGAACCGGCGCTTTCCGATCCGTCGTTCCCAGTCCTCGAGTACGGTCGCGATCGCCTCGTGCAGCTCCTGCTCGAGCCGTCTGCCCTTGGCGGTGAGGCGAACGGTCCGTACGCGCGTGTCGCTCGGATCGGGACGCCGCTGCAGGTAGCCGGCGCGCTCCAGATGCGTGACGAGCTCGTGCATCGACTGTTTCGTCATGCCCGCATGGGCGGCGAGCTCACCGGCGTTCGATCCGTCGATCCCGCCGTACCGGAAGATCTGCACGTGCGCCTGCCGGAGGTCGGGATGGCGCGGGCCGACCTGCTCGAGGATCGCCGCCAGTGCCTGGTCGAACGCGACGCGCAGCAGGCCGAATCGTCGTCCCGTGGGCTCAGTCATGATGGTCAGGGTACCTGACCTTGACGAGATGGTCAGGTCGCCTTACCGTATTTCTCATGACCGACACCACCGCCCTGCCACCGCAGGCGCAGATGATGCAGTTCCTGACAGCCAAGTGGGTGTCGCCGACGCTCGGCGTGCTGGCCGAGCTGGGTGTCGCCGACGCGCTCGCCGACGGACCTCGGACGGCGGACGACCTTGCCAAGCAGGTCAAAGCCCATCCCCGTTCGCTCTACCGGCTGCTCCGCGCGGCCGCGAGCGTGGGCGTCTTCGCCGAGGACGACGGCGGCCGGTTCGCGCTGACACCGCTCGCGGACTGCCTCCGGTCGGACGTTCCCGGCTCGATGCGGGGCGCCGTGCGGCTCTTCAATGCCGAGCCGATGTGGGCGCCGTACGGGCGGCTGATGCACAGCGCACTGACCGGCGAGCCGGCTTTCGACGACCTGTACGGGATGGATATCTACGCCTATCTCGCGCAGAACCCCGCGGTGGAGAAGGTCTTCCTCGACACGACCGTGGAGTTCTACGCGTCCGCCGCGCCGGCCATCGCCGCGGCGTACGACTTCGGCCGGTTCGGCACCGTGATGGACCTCGGCGGCGGCGTGGGCTACCTGCTCGCCTCGATCCTGGAGCGCAGCCCGTCCGCGCGCGGCATCCTGTTCGAGCGGCCTAGCGTGCTGGCCCAGGCCGAGCCGGTGGTGGCGGACCGCGGACTCGAGGCGCGGATCGAGCTGCTGGAGGGCGACTTCTTCGCGTCGGTGCCGGCGACCGCGGACGCGTACGTGATCAAGAGCTGCGTGCACAACTTCCGCGACGACCAGGCGCTCGCGCTGTTGCGGGTCATCCGCCGGGCGACTCGGCCGGATACGCCGCTGCTGATCGTCGACGCGGTCGTGCCGCCGGGGAACGGGCCGCACTACTCGAAGTTCGACGACGTCGAGATGCTCGCGGTCGCGGGCGGCATCGACCGGACCGAGCAGGAATGGCGCGAGTTGGTGACCGCGGGCGGCTTCGAGCTGCGGCAGATCGTCGAGTGCACGCCGATGGCGTATTTGCTCGAAGCGTGGCCGGTGAGCTGACATTCTGGAAGCATGAGCGAAGAAGACGCGCCACCGTTGACGATCGTCCAGCCAGGTGAGGGGTTGGAGGGATCCTTGGGCGCGATCGGTGTCGCGTTCAAGCTGTGGGGGAAGGACACCGGCGGTGCGATCGCCGTGGTGGAGCATCCGTTCCCGGTGGGTGCCCTGGTGCCGCCGCATCTACACACGCTCGAGGACGAGTACTCGATCGTGACCGAGGGCGAGATCGGGTTCCGGTCAGGCTCCCGCGAGGTCGTCCTCGGCCCGGGCGGCTACATCACCAAGCCGCGCGGCGAGCTGCACGCGATGTGGAACGCCGGTGACGTGCCCGCGCGGATGATCGAGATCATCAGCCCGGCGGGGTTCGAGAACTTCTTCCACGAGGTCGTGTCGATCGCCGCCAGCGGCGTCCAGCCCTCGGCGGAGGAGGCCGAGGCGTTGGTCGCTCGGTACGGACTCCAGTTCGACACGCCGGACTGGCTGCCGGACGTCATCGCGCGCTACGGCCTGGCGTCCCCGTCGTAGCCAGCGCTGAGCCGACCTGGTCGGCGAGCGCCACGGCGACGCGGCGGCAGGCATCGATCCCAAGCACCTCGACGATCTGTTCGGCGACCTGATCCGTCAACGCCCGAACGGAAATCCTGATGAACGTCTCGTACGGCGGCGCCAGGAAGAAGTTGAACCAGATCGCGCTCGACACCGCCGCGACCAGCCCCGCCGCCCGCAACCCCGTCGCCGCGGCGACCACGACGAGCAGCACCAGCCCCAGCGCGACGTTCGTGTTGGCGACCGACTCCCGGAACGGGATCATCGCCGCACATGCACCGAACGGCACCACCGCCGCGACTCCGACGACGGCAGACCGGTGGGCCTGGACGAACGAGCCGATGTTCACCCCTCCACAGTCGCACTGACCTGCGCCAACGTGTCGTCAACAGGTGGTGGGACGGCGTCAAGGATGCGTCAAGATCAGCCGATCGGTGGATGCCGGCTCAGCCCTGGGAGGGGATGTCCGCCGCCCGTCGCGCTGCCAGGCTCGTTTCCATCGTCGAACGAATGGGGACACAGATGTGCAAGCTGGTAGCCAGCCTGGTCGGCTTGGCGACGGCGGTGGCCGTGGTGGGGATGGCCACGCCGGCCGAGGCGGGGGAGCGACCGGTCGTCCGGACCGACGCCGGGCTCGTGCGAGGTGTGGCTTCGTCGACGGCGGAGGTGTTCAACGGGATCCCGTACGCCGCGTCGCCGGTCGGCCCGCTGCGCTGGCGTGCGCCGCAGGCGGTGGCGCCTTGGGCTGGCGTACGGGACGCGTCGCAGCCCGGCGACCGGTGCGCGCAGCCGGCCGACCCGGTGGTCGGCTCACCGGCGTCCTCGTCGGAGGACTGCCTGTCCCTGAACGTGACCGTGCCGAGGCGTTCGCCCGGGCGGCTGCCGGTCATGGTGTGGATCCACGGCGGCGGGATGCGGACGGGCTCCGGCGCCGACGCCGACGAGCAGCGCCTCGCCGCGCAGGGCGGGGTGGTCGCCGTGACGATGAACTACCGGCTCGGGCCGTTGGGCTTCTTCGCGCATCCGGGTCTGGAGGGCGGCGGCACGTTCGGTCTACAGGACCAGCAGGCCGCGCTGCGGTGGGTGCAGCGGAACGCGCGGGCGTTCGGCGGCGATCCGCGGAACGTGACGATCTTCGGGCTGTCCGCGGGCGGCGACAGCGTGTGCGCGCAGCTCGCCTCGCCGGCGGCGGCTGGGCTGTACAGTAAGGCGATCTACCAGAGCGGGTCTTGTACGCGGGTGAACCCGGTCGGGAGCTACCTGGCTGGCGCGGGGGCTCCGGCGGAGACGTTCAAGGAACGCGCCGTCGCCGAGCAGCTGGGGGTCGGGCTGCGCGAGTCGCTCGGCTGCGCTTCGGTCTCGTGCCTGCGGGGCGTCGGTGTCGCGGACCTGTTGGCGTACGCGGGGCCGGAGGGGATGGGCGTCTACTGGAGCCCGACCGTGGGGACGGCGACGCTTCCTCTGCACCCGAGCGCGGCGTTTCGGTCCGGTCGGTTCAACAGGGTGCCGGTGATCGCGGGGACGGCGCGCGACGAGGGCACGCTGTTCGCGATGGGCTTTCCCTCGTTCAGCGAGGCGGAGTACGAGGGCTATCTGGACTTCCTGCTCGGCGCCGCGTCGTCTTTGGTCAAGCAGCGTTACGCGTTCTCGTCGTACTCGCCGGTGCAGCTCGCGGTGGCGGATCTGGTCACGGACCGGACGTACGCCTGCCCGATGCAGCAGACGCGCGGGCTGTTGTCCCGGTACGTGCCGACGTACGGGTACGAGTTCGCCGACCGTTCGGCGCCGATGGTCTTCGAGATTTCGCCGCCGTACCCGTTCGGCGCTTACCACGGCTCGGACATCCCGTACGTGCACGACGGCGAGAAGACGGTGGCGTTCACCCGCGCGCACGAACGGCTGTCGCGCACGATGATCGCCTACTGGACGAACTTCGCGAAGCGCGGAACACCCAACGGCTTCGACGTGCCCCGCTGGGACCGCTTCCGGGCTTCCGATCCGGTGGTCCAGTCCCTGGCGCCGGGCCGGCACGGCATCCGCCCCGCCGACTTCGCCGCCGACCACTCCTGCGCCCTCTGGGCCGGGATCGACACCTACTGAGACTAGGGTCGGTGGGGTGGGAACAGCGTTGCTGAGTGGGTGGCATGGGCCGGACGGGTCGCTGATCAGCAACGACGAGGTCGCCGGGCACGTGGGCTTCCCGTGGATCGATGAGGTCGTCTCGCTCGCCACGAAGTACCCGAACTTCTACGTCGACACGTCCGCGTACGCCGTGCACCGCATCCCGCCCGACTTCGTCGACTTCCTCCGCGGGCGAGGCCGTACGCGGGTGATGTTCGGCACGAACTGGCCGATGCTCTCCGCCGAGGCCGCCCTGGCCAGGCTGGACGAGCTCGGGCTGGACGAGGAGACGACCGACCTCTACCTCGCCGGCAACGCCCGCCGGGTGTTCAAGCTGCCGGCCGCAACCTGAGGAGTAGAACCATCGAGAGAAGGATCATCGTCGACCACGTCGCGTTCGTCGTCACCGACCTCGCGGCGTCCGCGGCGTTGTACGAACGGCTGCTCGCACCGCTCGGCTTCGAGGTGCTGTACCGCCACACGACCGCGATCGCCTTCGGTGCGGACGGGATCGACGACTTCGGGCTGAACGAGGGCACGCCGGGCGAGCAACCCACCGTGGCCGCGCACGTGGCGTTCGTCGCCGAGACGCGGGACCAGGTGGACGCCTTCCACGCCGCCGCTGTCGCCGCGGGCCTGACCGACATCACCCCGCCGAGCGTCCGACCGGAGTACTCGGTGCGCTACTACGCCTGCTTCGTCCGCGACCTGCAAGGCAACAACATCGAAGCGGTATGGCACGCCTCGACAGCACAAGCTTGACGGGGACTGGGACGGGGACGGGGACGAGCCAATGACCCCCGCAACCGCCCAACATCGACGTCGGTGATGAGGCAACATCTAGCCCCCTTGACCGCATCGATCAAGGGGGCTCGACTCCGTCGATGGTGAGACCGGTGCGGCGTCGCGACCTGATCCGCGCCATGCAGGTCCATGGATGTGCGCTGCGATCAGGGTCGATCCGACGACTCGTCTGCCTGCCGGAGGGATGGCTGCGATGACCGCGAAGAAGACAGAAGGCCCCAAGGGCAAGACGTACAACGTCCGCGCCGTGCGCTGGGACGGCGGATGGGAGCTGCACATCGAGGGCGTCGGGGTCACCCAGTGCCGCAACCTCCGCGATGCCGAGACCATGGTGCGCGACTACATCCGGCTCGACGAAGGCCCGAAGCCGGCCGAGGCCGCTCGCGTCGCCATCTCGAAGCACGTCGACGAGACGATCGATCGCAAGGTCGCCGAGGTGAAGCGGCTCAACCGCGAGCTCGTCGATATGCAGGACAGAGTCGCGAAAC is part of the Tenggerimyces flavus genome and encodes:
- a CDS encoding amidohydrolase family protein → MGTALLSGWHGPDGSLISNDEVAGHVGFPWIDEVVSLATKYPNFYVDTSAYAVHRIPPDFVDFLRGRGRTRVMFGTNWPMLSAEAALARLDELGLDEETTDLYLAGNARRVFKLPAAT
- a CDS encoding DUF4118 domain-containing protein: MNIGSFVQAHRSAVVGVAAVVPFGACAAMIPFRESVANTNVALGLVLLVVVAAATGLRAAGLVAAVSSAIWFNFFLAPPYETFIRISVRALTDQVAEQIVEVLGIDACRRVAVALADQVGSALATTGTPGRSAR
- a CDS encoding VOC family protein — protein: MVDHVAFVVTDLAASAALYERLLAPLGFEVLYRHTTAIAFGADGIDDFGLNEGTPGEQPTVAAHVAFVAETRDQVDAFHAAAVAAGLTDITPPSVRPEYSVRYYACFVRDLQGNNIEAVWHASTAQA
- a CDS encoding carboxylesterase/lipase family protein — encoded protein: MGTQMCKLVASLVGLATAVAVVGMATPAEAGERPVVRTDAGLVRGVASSTAEVFNGIPYAASPVGPLRWRAPQAVAPWAGVRDASQPGDRCAQPADPVVGSPASSSEDCLSLNVTVPRRSPGRLPVMVWIHGGGMRTGSGADADEQRLAAQGGVVAVTMNYRLGPLGFFAHPGLEGGGTFGLQDQQAALRWVQRNARAFGGDPRNVTIFGLSAGGDSVCAQLASPAAAGLYSKAIYQSGSCTRVNPVGSYLAGAGAPAETFKERAVAEQLGVGLRESLGCASVSCLRGVGVADLLAYAGPEGMGVYWSPTVGTATLPLHPSAAFRSGRFNRVPVIAGTARDEGTLFAMGFPSFSEAEYEGYLDFLLGAASSLVKQRYAFSSYSPVQLAVADLVTDRTYACPMQQTRGLLSRYVPTYGYEFADRSAPMVFEISPPYPFGAYHGSDIPYVHDGEKTVAFTRAHERLSRTMIAYWTNFAKRGTPNGFDVPRWDRFRASDPVVQSLAPGRHGIRPADFAADHSCALWAGIDTY